The Rickettsiales bacterium genome contains a region encoding:
- a CDS encoding M48 family metallopeptidase: protein MAKLKSIFSAFVLVNFLASCQAMQAVDRKLYDVTNKVTTKDLVTGKRSISSADRPSQIAKGNQASEKIINGYLQKGAKINEKLSKTQYERALNIFNRVHSVSHLRNEDWKLILLPDNEFNAFVTGGTYLFVNKGLMDKLSFDDEVAAVLAHEIAHVSSNHVFEREGGMMASMLAGSKSAKSNAYQAGYSTNDEYEADNVGILYMALAGYDPYAAGRIWQKIYSSSGTYGQAFQTHPITSERMNNANQVANKVKQYQISGEINPNFQNILSGNNLYQTTNEQALPQAGMGGGLAAALMTAADFYSKKTRAKSQAVNQSNRIATLQEIQQNMQIIGAKKLDENSFAMRIQYSGARPVSNLAVMAVSPEKQSLYRLQENVMPNSAFTAIFDNSVLQMQDGSKAKMKLVVDEGRYLD, encoded by the coding sequence ATGGCTAAATTAAAATCAATATTTTCTGCATTTGTTTTGGTAAATTTTCTTGCATCTTGCCAAGCTATGCAAGCGGTTGATAGAAAGCTTTATGATGTTACAAATAAAGTAACAACAAAAGATCTAGTTACAGGTAAGCGTTCTATTTCCTCAGCTGATAGGCCAAGCCAAATTGCAAAGGGTAATCAAGCTTCAGAAAAAATAATAAATGGCTACCTTCAAAAAGGTGCAAAAATAAATGAGAAACTTAGCAAAACTCAATATGAAAGGGCATTAAATATTTTCAATCGCGTTCATTCAGTTTCACATTTGCGTAATGAAGATTGGAAGTTAATTCTTCTACCAGATAATGAATTCAACGCTTTTGTAACTGGTGGCACTTATCTTTTTGTAAATAAAGGCCTGATGGATAAACTCTCTTTTGATGATGAAGTTGCGGCAGTTTTGGCTCATGAAATTGCACATGTATCTTCTAATCATGTATTTGAAAGGGAAGGGGGTATGATGGCCTCAATGCTTGCGGGTAGTAAATCTGCAAAATCTAACGCCTATCAAGCAGGTTACAGCACTAATGATGAATATGAAGCCGATAATGTTGGCATTCTATATATGGCTCTAGCTGGTTATGACCCTTACGCAGCAGGGCGAATTTGGCAGAAAATCTATTCATCTTCCGGCACTTATGGGCAGGCTTTTCAAACCCACCCAATTACTTCAGAGCGTATGAACAATGCTAACCAAGTTGCAAATAAAGTTAAGCAATATCAAATTTCTGGTGAAATAAATCCTAATTTTCAAAATATTTTAAGCGGTAATAATTTATATCAAACTACTAATGAGCAAGCCTTGCCACAAGCTGGAATGGGTGGTGGTTTGGCGGCCGCGCTAATGACAGCTGCTGATTTTTACTCTAAGAAAACCAGAGCAAAATCGCAGGCGGTAAACCAATCTAATCGTATTGCAACTTTGCAAGAAATTCAGCAGAATATGCAAATTATAGGTGCTAAAAAACTTGATGAAAACAGCTTTGCGATGCGAATTCAATATTCAGGGGCAAGGCCAGTTAGCAACCTTGCGGTGATGGCTGTTTCCCCTGAAAAGCAATCTTTGTATCGCCTTCAGGAAAATGTAATGCCAAATTCAGCCTTTACTGCAATCTTTGATAATTCCGTTCTGCAAATGCAAGATGGTTCAAAAGCTAAAATGAAACTCGTTGTTGATGAAGGCAGATATTTGGATTAG
- the raiA gene encoding ribosome-associated translation inhibitor RaiA, producing MKITVSGKHIKIGSGLKEHVLESTESGITKYFENAISADVIFSKEAHFFTCDIVVNDGTGTHSNYKAQAKEENIFAAFDKALDRMEKQLRRYKRRIKDHRKLARDEAATIIATKYVISDDGQDIEEDNPVIIAEKQTSIEELTVADAVMKMNLANLPALMFINKKTGNYNVVYKRLDGNISWVEAKQENQARLKAVG from the coding sequence ATGAAAATAACCGTTTCTGGAAAACATATTAAAATTGGCTCTGGGCTTAAAGAGCATGTTTTGGAATCTACGGAATCTGGTATAACTAAATATTTTGAGAATGCAATTTCAGCTGATGTAATTTTCTCTAAGGAAGCTCACTTTTTTACATGTGACATTGTTGTAAATGATGGCACTGGAACGCACTCAAATTATAAAGCACAAGCTAAAGAAGAAAATATTTTCGCAGCGTTTGATAAGGCACTTGATAGAATGGAAAAACAACTCCGAAGATATAAAAGAAGGATTAAAGATCATAGAAAACTAGCAAGAGATGAAGCTGCTACAATTATTGCAACAAAATATGTAATTTCTGACGATGGGCAGGATATTGAGGAAGATAATCCAGTAATTATAGCTGAAAAACAAACCTCTATTGAAGAATTAACAGTTGCTGATGCGGTTATGAAAATGAATTTAGCTAATCTGCCAGCTTTAATGTTCATCAATAAGAAAACCGGCAATTATAATGTAGTTTATAAAAGGCTTGACGGCAATATTTCTTGGGTGGAAGCTAAGCAAGAAAACCAGGCTAGATTAAAAGCAGTAGGATAA
- a CDS encoding GGDEF domain-containing phosphodiesterase encodes MPFNSKNKNKPNAVFYTHNLQDGTLEWFGDTKKVLGLNPSQINKKEKFLDLLHKKDKKIYEININGNAEEVSFEYSLEVGSKQLNLKERAIRQNIGDKKFLYGVITSQNENVIKAGKGKYNLSSKNILAGEYDGILLESLSKCFSEGNSKRYNYLLLLISIDNLPMIVSWHGEQISNKVMEDLSRKIKAVLTDGSIFHRIGDEQFAVILKNPVASEIEQITSEIARIVSLYKNPNLEDTVHLRLSMGSVHFPLGVKDEYDAINKAFLGLTHAKGKTYEFYCDFEDARREHIDAQNEMSQLHYLQEAFNTNRLVLAYQPIISGKDGTTQYYEVLLRINDGNGRYDSAGRFIPIAEKMGTVEAIDEFVLRKVIEELKNSKGVKLCINVSNLTTGSENWLKICNDLLKDSEIAKRISMEITETAANKDLRKTAYFTASMQALGCTVALDDFGVGYTSFRQLRSLSVDTVKIDGSYILGLEENKENLIFIKSLIDFNRSYGLKTVAECVETGEVAKKLMDMGCDLLQGYYFGAPKVAKPWEQPPQTPIKKPA; translated from the coding sequence ATGCCTTTCAATAGTAAAAATAAAAATAAACCTAATGCAGTTTTTTATACGCATAATTTGCAAGATGGCACTTTAGAATGGTTTGGCGATACTAAAAAAGTTTTAGGCCTTAACCCATCACAGATAAATAAAAAAGAAAAATTCTTAGATTTACTCCACAAAAAAGATAAAAAAATTTACGAAATTAATATTAACGGCAACGCTGAGGAAGTCTCTTTTGAATATTCTCTTGAAGTTGGTAGCAAGCAATTAAACCTCAAAGAAAGGGCGATTAGGCAAAATATCGGTGATAAAAAATTTCTTTATGGGGTTATAACTTCACAAAATGAAAATGTAATCAAAGCGGGTAAAGGAAAATATAATCTTTCAAGCAAGAATATTCTTGCTGGTGAATATGATGGAATATTGCTTGAAAGTCTCTCAAAGTGCTTTTCTGAGGGCAATTCAAAAAGATATAATTATCTGCTCCTGCTCATTTCTATTGATAATTTGCCGATGATTGTAAGTTGGCATGGTGAGCAAATTTCAAACAAAGTAATGGAAGATTTAAGCCGTAAAATCAAGGCCGTGCTGACAGATGGCAGTATTTTTCATCGCATAGGTGATGAGCAATTTGCGGTAATCCTCAAAAATCCGGTTGCTAGTGAGATTGAGCAAATCACCTCAGAAATTGCAAGAATTGTTAGCCTTTATAAAAATCCAAACCTTGAAGATACTGTTCATCTAAGGCTTTCAATGGGATCGGTGCATTTTCCGCTTGGCGTTAAAGATGAATATGATGCAATCAACAAGGCTTTCTTGGGGCTTACGCACGCTAAGGGCAAAACTTATGAGTTCTACTGCGATTTTGAAGATGCTAGAAGGGAACATATTGACGCACAAAATGAAATGTCGCAACTTCATTATCTGCAAGAGGCCTTTAATACAAACCGCTTAGTGCTTGCCTATCAGCCGATTATCTCTGGCAAAGATGGCACAACGCAATATTATGAAGTTCTGCTTCGCATCAATGATGGCAATGGCAGATATGATTCTGCTGGCAGGTTTATTCCAATCGCTGAGAAGATGGGAACGGTTGAAGCGATTGATGAATTTGTTCTTAGAAAAGTTATTGAGGAGCTTAAAAACTCTAAAGGCGTTAAGCTATGCATTAATGTTTCAAATCTTACAACTGGCAGTGAAAATTGGCTAAAAATTTGTAATGACCTACTTAAAGATAGTGAAATTGCAAAAAGAATTTCAATGGAAATAACTGAAACAGCTGCCAATAAAGACCTTCGTAAAACCGCATATTTCACTGCTTCTATGCAAGCCTTGGGTTGCACAGTTGCACTTGATGATTTTGGTGTTGGATATACTTCTTTCAGGCAGTTACGCTCGCTTTCAGTGGACACAGTGAAGATTGATGGCTCTTATATATTAGGGCTTGAAGAAAATAAAGAAAACCTAATTTTCATTAAAAGTTTAATAGATTTTAATCGCTCATATGGGCTTAAAACCGTTGCAGAATGCGTTGAAACGGGTGAAGTCGCCAAGAAATTAATGGATATGGGCTGCGATTTACTGCAAGGCTATTATTTCGGCGCACCAAAAGTAGCAAAACCTTGGGAGCAACCCCCCCAAACTCCTATAAAAAAACCTGCTTAG
- the plsY gene encoding glycerol-3-phosphate 1-O-acyltransferase PlsY — MLSYNEYLFLAIAYLLGSVAFGVIITRLLGLGDITKKGSGNIGATNVVRVAGKKIGGIVFLLDFLKGLLPAFIYKSFLLSSETSVALYLIAFASVIGHILPIWHKFKGGKGVATGFGAILAIDYILFLIAILLWIITYKLSKISSASALVSYGLIPFIGFAMHQNNFFLISFLMSLSAIIFYKHIPNIKRLLNGEEKPFRKN; from the coding sequence GTGCTTTCTTACAATGAATATTTATTTTTAGCTATTGCTTATTTGCTTGGTTCGGTTGCTTTTGGGGTGATAATAACAAGGCTTTTGGGTTTGGGTGATATTACCAAAAAAGGCTCTGGAAACATAGGTGCAACCAATGTTGTGAGGGTTGCTGGCAAGAAAATTGGAGGAATAGTTTTCCTGCTAGATTTTCTGAAAGGTTTATTGCCAGCTTTTATTTATAAATCTTTTCTTTTAAGCTCTGAAACGAGTGTTGCTTTATATTTAATCGCTTTTGCTTCTGTAATTGGTCATATTTTACCGATTTGGCATAAATTTAAGGGTGGAAAAGGTGTTGCAACTGGCTTTGGTGCTATTCTTGCGATAGATTATATTTTATTTTTAATCGCAATTTTATTGTGGATTATCACTTATAAACTCAGCAAAATTTCTTCAGCATCTGCGCTTGTCAGTTATGGTTTGATTCCATTTATAGGGTTTGCAATGCATCAAAATAATTTCTTTTTAATAAGCTTTTTAATGTCGCTTTCAGCGATTATTTTTTATAAACATATTCCAAATATTAAACGCCTACTGAATGGAGAGGAAAAGCCTTTTAGAAAAAATTAA
- the dprA gene encoding DNA-processing protein DprA, giving the protein MQKFYQKEFCSNENQVRVFQLSRTRNIGPITFLSLIKKYKNPQNALEKITDILKSKGLTKDIISKSQAEDEIALIQKNNAKFITIFDEEYPSLLAEIYDPPIIISYKGDWQITKNKSIGVVGARNASANGLGFTYKISTDLVKQNFVVTSGLAKGIDASAHKASLENNGKTIAVIAGGIDNIYPKENAKLYTEIAEKGLIISENPFGSLPKSESFPRRNRIISGLSLGVLVVEAVMKSGSLITARFANEQGREVFCVPGFPLDARSEGPNNLIKKGANLVTSAFDICDILKDFSEENILNKIQNNLLFDVENYSFETEILNNNSEEKEEIIDENDEAKPSQNQDYSEMILDYLSSSPIEIDEIFRKFQIPASKINSIILELEITGQINRQPGNRIVKNLV; this is encoded by the coding sequence ATGCAAAAATTTTATCAAAAAGAATTTTGTTCTAATGAAAATCAGGTAAGGGTTTTTCAGCTTTCAAGAACACGAAATATAGGCCCTATAACCTTTCTAAGCCTTATAAAAAAATATAAAAACCCACAAAATGCTCTTGAAAAAATTACTGATATTCTAAAATCTAAAGGGCTTACAAAAGATATAATTTCAAAATCTCAAGCTGAAGATGAGATTGCTTTAATCCAGAAAAATAATGCAAAATTTATCACAATTTTTGATGAGGAATATCCTTCTCTACTCGCTGAAATTTATGACCCGCCGATAATTATTTCTTATAAGGGTGATTGGCAAATTACCAAAAATAAATCAATAGGTGTTGTTGGTGCAAGAAATGCTAGTGCCAATGGGCTTGGTTTTACCTATAAAATTTCTACTGATTTAGTGAAACAAAATTTTGTTGTAACTTCGGGGCTTGCAAAGGGTATTGATGCTTCTGCTCACAAAGCGAGTCTTGAAAATAATGGCAAAACTATTGCAGTAATTGCGGGGGGTATAGATAATATTTACCCAAAAGAAAACGCAAAATTATATACTGAAATTGCTGAAAAAGGCTTGATTATCTCAGAAAATCCGTTTGGTTCGCTTCCAAAATCTGAATCCTTTCCTAGAAGAAATAGGATTATTTCTGGCCTATCACTTGGTGTTTTAGTGGTTGAAGCGGTTATGAAATCAGGCTCATTAATCACCGCAAGGTTTGCAAATGAACAGGGTAGGGAGGTTTTTTGTGTTCCGGGCTTTCCGTTAGATGCACGCTCGGAAGGGCCAAACAATCTGATAAAAAAAGGGGCAAATTTAGTAACTTCCGCCTTTGATATTTGTGATATTCTTAAAGATTTTTCAGAAGAAAATATCCTCAATAAAATTCAAAATAATTTATTATTTGATGTTGAAAATTACTCTTTTGAAACTGAAATTTTGAATAATAATTCCGAAGAAAAAGAGGAAATAATTGATGAAAATGATGAGGCAAAACCTAGCCAAAACCAAGATTATTCAGAGATGATATTAGATTATCTTTCTTCAAGCCCAATTGAAATTGATGAGATTTTTAGAAAATTTCAAATCCCTGCATCTAAAATTAATTCAATAATTTTAGAGCTTGAAATTACAGGGCAAATAAACCGCCAACCCGGTAATAGAATAGTTAAAAATTTGGTTTAA
- the pdhA gene encoding pyruvate dehydrogenase (acetyl-transferring) E1 component subunit alpha, with the protein MTKTESNVKPIKGDKISSKYSKELLLKFYDTMIKIRRFEERAGALYGMGLIGGFCHLYIGQEAVVTGVQANLKKGDQTITTYRDHGHMVAAGTDAKVIFAELMGRETGCSRGKGGSMHMFDLANGFYGGHGIVGANVPLGAGLAFANKYRGNDNISVTYFGDGAANQGQVYETLNMAALWNLPAIFIVENNEYAMGTSTKRSAANTEYYKRGEGFGVKGRLVNGMDVLEVYEAAKEAVDYVRSGKGPLLIEMKTYRYRGHSMSDPAKYRTKEEVAEFKEKKDPIINLQRYMLENNIASEDDFNEIDKNVKKMIEDAVEFSKNSPEPDANELFTDVLA; encoded by the coding sequence ATGACTAAAACTGAATCGAATGTGAAGCCTATCAAGGGCGACAAAATTTCTTCAAAATACTCAAAAGAACTTCTACTCAAATTTTACGACACAATGATTAAAATCCGCCGCTTTGAAGAGCGTGCCGGGGCATTATATGGAATGGGTTTAATTGGTGGCTTCTGCCATTTATACATCGGGCAGGAAGCCGTTGTAACTGGCGTGCAGGCTAATCTTAAGAAAGGCGATCAAACTATTACAACTTATAGGGATCACGGCCATATGGTGGCAGCCGGCACTGATGCAAAAGTCATTTTTGCGGAGCTTATGGGTAGGGAAACTGGCTGTTCTAGAGGCAAAGGTGGTTCAATGCATATGTTTGATCTAGCCAACGGCTTTTATGGTGGTCATGGAATAGTTGGGGCTAATGTTCCACTTGGTGCGGGTCTTGCCTTCGCAAATAAATATCGTGGAAATGATAATATTTCCGTAACTTATTTTGGTGATGGGGCGGCGAATCAAGGGCAGGTTTATGAAACGCTAAATATGGCTGCTTTGTGGAATTTGCCGGCAATTTTTATCGTTGAAAATAACGAATATGCAATGGGAACTTCCACTAAAAGATCTGCCGCAAATACTGAATACTACAAGCGTGGCGAAGGTTTTGGCGTTAAAGGCAGGCTGGTTAATGGTATGGATGTTTTAGAAGTTTATGAAGCTGCAAAAGAAGCCGTTGACTATGTTAGAAGTGGCAAAGGCCCACTTTTAATTGAGATGAAAACTTATCGCTATCGTGGGCATTCAATGTCTGATCCTGCTAAATATAGAACCAAAGAGGAAGTTGCAGAATTTAAGGAGAAAAAAGACCCTATAATCAATCTGCAAAGATATATGCTTGAAAACAATATCGCAAGCGAAGATGACTTTAACGAGATTGATAAAAATGTTAAAAAGATGATTGAGGATGCAGTTGAATTTTCTAAAAACAGCCCAGAACCTGATGCTAACGAACTTTTCACTGATGTTTTAGCTTAA
- a CDS encoding type II toxin-antitoxin system RelE/ParE family toxin: protein MQDKNQPYKLTKLARDDLLEIISYIAKDNKSATYEMKDKFLKAFSLISENPNIGHKRENILKSVRFWNVGKYSVIYSVEPKYIKIIRILHGYRDLFEIPN from the coding sequence ATGCAAGATAAAAACCAGCCTTATAAATTAACAAAACTTGCAAGAGATGATTTATTAGAAATAATTTCGTATATTGCAAAAGATAATAAATCTGCGACATATGAGATGAAAGATAAATTCTTAAAAGCCTTTTCGTTAATCTCTGAAAACCCAAATATTGGCCATAAAAGGGAAAATATCTTAAAATCTGTGAGGTTTTGGAATGTTGGAAAATATAGCGTAATTTACTCTGTTGAACCTAAATATATAAAAATTATTAGGATATTGCATGGCTATAGGGATTTGTTTGAAATACCTAACTAA
- a CDS encoding type II toxin-antitoxin system ParD family antitoxin codes for MNISLTPELENFIESRVESGFYSSASEVVRAGLRLLSEQDISRRINNLKLEILRGLESADEELISDNEINVYLDKIIDDAR; via the coding sequence ATGAATATTTCTCTTACACCTGAATTAGAAAATTTTATAGAAAGTCGTGTGGAAAGTGGGTTTTACAGCTCTGCAAGTGAGGTTGTAAGAGCCGGCTTGCGATTGCTTTCAGAGCAAGATATTTCTAGAAGAATTAATAATCTAAAATTAGAAATTTTAAGAGGCTTGGAATCAGCTGATGAAGAGCTTATTAGCGATAATGAAATCAATGTTTATTTAGATAAAATAATTGATGATGCAAGATAA
- a CDS encoding MFS transporter: MFNKVKNYLKEFYYLYFSKEMLSIASLGYGSGVPFSLIFITYTFHLAEKGINLRDIGLFGLAGLPFTIKFLWSPLVDGFKIPILHDLLGQRRSWLLVSQILLIVLICKVGFIDPATDMISIVYYAIIISFVSATYDIAYDAIRVELVSSDKQGAASGTSILGYRIGMLMSGGVALILADIYSWKISFIIMGASIGLSLIATLFTREPKKPEIESLEQGLKWFNNFIIEPFKTFAREHKKWLYIIVFAVLYKIGDALLSKMINPFYQQMGFSKTEVAEITKFFGFLMTIIGGIIGGWAVFKIGIAKSLLWFGIAQAISNLSYVWLASEGHSVAILTIVIILENITGAMGTSAFVAYLSSLCNLRFTATQYALLTSCASMGRWITNFPAGYMVDAQNGLGLSWEWFFIITVIISIPGILMIRFLGVDYNLELKKIFMKILKTIVILILLASIIYLLLIIKNLVGLDLFILILHGFIISSSVLVSSIIIAKALKDKK; encoded by the coding sequence GTGTTTAATAAAGTAAAAAATTACCTGAAAGAGTTTTATTACCTATATTTTTCAAAAGAGATGTTAAGCATTGCATCACTTGGTTATGGCAGTGGTGTTCCGTTTTCTTTGATATTCATCACATACACTTTTCACCTAGCGGAAAAGGGCATAAACCTTAGAGATATTGGCCTATTTGGTTTAGCTGGTTTGCCTTTTACTATTAAATTTTTGTGGAGCCCTTTAGTTGATGGATTCAAAATTCCAATCCTTCATGATCTGCTAGGACAAAGGCGAAGCTGGCTTTTGGTGAGTCAAATTTTGTTGATAGTTTTAATCTGCAAAGTTGGGTTTATTGACCCTGCAACTGATATGATTTCAATAGTTTATTATGCCATTATAATATCATTTGTCTCTGCCACTTATGATATTGCCTATGATGCAATTCGTGTAGAGTTAGTTTCCTCAGACAAGCAGGGAGCGGCTTCTGGCACTTCAATTTTGGGCTATAGAATTGGAATGTTGATGTCTGGCGGTGTGGCGTTAATTCTTGCAGATATTTATTCTTGGAAGATTTCATTCATAATAATGGGGGCTTCTATAGGCTTAAGTTTAATTGCAACTTTATTTACAAGAGAGCCTAAAAAGCCAGAAATTGAATCTCTAGAACAAGGCTTAAAATGGTTTAATAATTTTATTATTGAGCCTTTCAAAACCTTCGCTAGAGAGCATAAAAAATGGCTTTATATCATCGTTTTTGCGGTTCTTTATAAAATTGGTGATGCGTTGCTTAGCAAAATGATAAATCCATTTTATCAGCAGATGGGTTTTTCAAAAACAGAAGTGGCGGAAATCACTAAATTTTTTGGCTTCCTAATGACTATTATTGGCGGAATAATTGGCGGTTGGGCAGTTTTCAAAATTGGTATTGCTAAAAGCCTGCTTTGGTTTGGAATAGCCCAAGCGATCTCTAATTTATCTTATGTTTGGCTTGCGAGTGAAGGCCATTCTGTTGCGATTTTAACTATAGTTATTATCCTTGAAAACATTACAGGTGCAATGGGAACTTCCGCCTTTGTCGCGTATTTAAGCTCACTCTGCAACCTCAGATTTACCGCAACGCAATATGCGCTTTTAACCTCTTGTGCTTCTATGGGTAGGTGGATAACAAACTTCCCTGCTGGCTATATGGTTGACGCTCAAAATGGATTAGGACTAAGCTGGGAGTGGTTTTTTATTATAACGGTTATTATTTCAATCCCAGGGATTTTAATGATAAGGTTTTTGGGGGTTGATTACAACTTAGAATTAAAAAAAATTTTTATGAAAATTTTAAAAACAATAGTTATTCTTATTTTATTAGCAAGCATTATCTATTTGTTGTTAATAATAAAAAATTTAGTTGGCTTGGATCTTTTTATATTAATTTTGCATGGATTTATAATTTCTTCTTCTGTTCTAGTATCTTCTATAATTATTGCAAAAGCATTAAAAGATAAAAAGTAA
- the secB gene encoding protein-export chaperone SecB has product MATNENQNQQAERQISVIVQYVKDISFENPNSPNSLQPSNERPNINVSVDVMAKKLEGENNFEVELKIGVNAKRNEEILFIAEVNYAGIFLLKNIPDNEFQPALLIYCPNLLFPFVRRIVSDLTRDAGFPTLMLDPIDFGKLYMQRMEQLQKEQQAQ; this is encoded by the coding sequence ATGGCAACAAATGAAAACCAAAATCAACAAGCTGAAAGACAAATTTCAGTTATTGTGCAATATGTAAAAGATATTTCTTTTGAAAATCCTAATTCTCCAAACTCTCTGCAACCTTCAAATGAAAGGCCGAACATTAACGTTTCAGTTGATGTTATGGCAAAAAAATTAGAGGGCGAAAATAATTTTGAAGTTGAGCTTAAAATCGGCGTGAATGCAAAAAGAAATGAAGAAATTTTATTTATCGCAGAAGTTAATTACGCGGGAATTTTCTTATTAAAAAATATTCCAGATAACGAATTTCAGCCGGCTTTACTTATATACTGCCCGAATTTATTATTCCCATTTGTAAGAAGGATTGTTTCTGATTTAACTCGTGATGCGGGCTTTCCAACGCTTATGCTTGATCCAATAGATTTTGGCAAATTATATATGCAAAGAATGGAGCAATTACAAAAAGAGCAACAAGCACAATAA
- a CDS encoding type I secretion system permease/ATPase — MALIKKENYLKTMRKSIRSVIWAIFIFSSVTNIVMLMMPIYSLQVFDRVMSSGSLESLVALTAIAFFLFALYGVFNGIREVIMLKVSGWIDRTIGEKLFKLSINHASMTGEKLTVQFFQEATQVRNFLTSQAIFSIFDVPWSFVFLFVIWVISPKIFLLVAGVTVILFFLTFLKEVKTKPTIKETNEIHHANMRRADEYIRYAETIDSMGMLPYTYEIWKNDNDLVVDRNMASAKFTAIIGSISKALRTIMQVSITGLGVYLALQKEMTFGGIIACSTLAGKAVQPFDALMGMWGSFANVRDSFKRLSQFFDVAQERPENMNVGKPKGDIEVDKLVFAKQGGLMPIPILKGLSFKIDAGDVVGIIGPSASGKSTLVKLIAGIYKPYQGFVRLDGGDIFQRSRQDVGKYIGYLPQTIDLLRGSVKQNISRFDVDAKDDDVVQAAMKAGVHELVLSLPEQYNTILGDGKIELSGGQRQRIALARAFYGDPSLIILDEPNSNLDEVGERMLLNAILTAKKEGRTIIMITHKPAIVNITNKVVVIKDGQLADFGSTEEIMGKYAKNSANMKSYTDIINKAKDE; from the coding sequence ATGGCATTAATTAAAAAAGAAAATTACTTAAAGACGATGCGAAAATCAATTCGTAGCGTCATTTGGGCGATATTTATTTTCAGCTCAGTTACAAATATCGTGATGCTGATGATGCCAATTTATTCCCTTCAGGTGTTTGATAGGGTGATGTCTAGTGGCTCGCTTGAAAGCCTTGTTGCACTTACTGCAATCGCATTTTTCTTATTCGCATTATATGGCGTTTTTAATGGTATTAGAGAAGTTATAATGCTTAAAGTTTCCGGTTGGATTGATAGAACAATCGGTGAAAAACTATTCAAGTTATCCATCAACCACGCCTCAATGACTGGCGAAAAACTCACCGTGCAATTCTTTCAGGAAGCAACGCAGGTTAGGAATTTTTTAACCAGCCAAGCGATTTTCTCAATTTTTGATGTTCCTTGGTCTTTTGTTTTCTTATTCGTAATTTGGGTTATTAGCCCTAAAATTTTCCTGCTCGTTGCGGGTGTTACGGTGATATTATTTTTCTTAACTTTCTTAAAAGAGGTTAAAACCAAGCCAACTATTAAAGAAACTAATGAAATCCATCACGCCAATATGAGGCGTGCTGATGAATATATCAGATACGCTGAAACCATAGATTCTATGGGAATGCTCCCTTACACATACGAAATTTGGAAGAATGACAATGATTTAGTGGTTGATAGAAATATGGCTTCCGCAAAATTTACTGCAATAATTGGTTCAATCAGTAAAGCTCTTAGAACAATAATGCAGGTGAGCATTACGGGGCTTGGGGTATATTTGGCACTTCAAAAAGAAATGACTTTCGGTGGTATTATAGCTTGTTCAACGCTTGCAGGTAAGGCCGTTCAACCTTTTGATGCATTGATGGGTATGTGGGGTTCTTTTGCAAATGTTCGGGATTCCTTCAAAAGATTATCGCAATTCTTTGATGTTGCACAAGAAAGGCCAGAAAATATGAATGTTGGCAAGCCTAAGGGTGATATTGAAGTTGATAAATTAGTTTTCGCAAAGCAGGGTGGTTTAATGCCAATCCCAATTTTGAAAGGTTTGAGTTTCAAAATTGATGCTGGTGATGTAGTTGGAATTATTGGGCCTTCGGCTTCTGGTAAATCAACGCTCGTAAAATTAATTGCTGGAATTTATAAGCCATATCAAGGATTTGTTCGTTTAGATGGTGGTGATATTTTCCAAAGAAGTAGGCAAGATGTTGGCAAATATATAGGTTATCTGCCACAAACCATAGATTTACTTCGTGGTAGTGTGAAGCAAAATATTAGTCGTTTTGATGTTGATGCGAAAGATGATGATGTTGTGCAAGCCGCTATGAAGGCTGGCGTTCATGAGTTGGTTTTGAGTTTGCCTGAGCAATATAATACAATTCTTGGCGATGGAAAAATTGAGCTTTCAGGCGGTCAAAGGCAGAGGATTGCTTTAGCTCGTGCTTTTTATGGTGATCCCTCACTTATCATACTTGATGAGCCAAACTCAAACCTTGATGAAGTTGGTGAAAGAATGTTGCTAAACGCAATTCTCACCGCCAAAAAAGAGGGTAGAACAATCATAATGATTACTCACAAGCCAGCAATTGTAAATATAACTAATAAAGTTGTTGTAATTAAAGATGGTCAGCTTGCGGATTTCGGATCTACGGAAGAAATTATGGGTAAATATGCGAAAAACTCAGCTAATATGAAATCTTACACTGACATCATAAACAAAGCAAAAGATGAGTAA